The following coding sequences lie in one Oryctolagus cuniculus chromosome 7, mOryCun1.1, whole genome shotgun sequence genomic window:
- the WDR86 gene encoding WD repeat-containing protein 86 produces the protein MGGGGSALRVCADHHGGINWLSLSPDGQRLLTGSEDGTARLWSTADGQCCALLQGHESYVTFCQLEDEAAFTCSADCTIRRWDVLTGQCVQVYRGHTSIVNRILVANNQLFSSSYDRTARVWTVDKGQMSREFRGHRNCVLTLAYSAPWDLPEAPCAEEAATAAGGLLVTGSTDGTAKVWQVASGCCHQTLRGHTGAVLCLVLDTPGYTAFTGSTDATVRAWDIRSGEQLRVFREHQGSVICLQLVDRLVYSGSADRTVKCWQADTGEHLRTFSAHRRNVSALKYHAGTLFTGSGDACARAFDAQTGELQRVFRGHAFVINCIQVHGQVLYTASHDGALRLWDVRGLRAPRPPPPRRASKRSLSRLFSNKVGCAAAPLQPA, from the exons ATGGGGGGCGGCGGGTCAGCCCTGAGGGTCTGTGCCGACCACCACGGGGGGATCAACTGGCTGAGCCTGAGCCCCGACGGGCAGCGACTGCTGACGGGCAGCGAGGACGGCACTGCCCGGCTCTGGAGCACCGCCGACGGCCAGTGCTGCGCGCTCCTGCAAG GACATGAGAGCTACGTCACCTTCTGTCAGCTGGAGGACGAAGCCGCCTTCACGTGCAGCGCCGACTGCACCATCCGGAGATGGGATGTGCTCACCGGGCAGTGTGTGCAGGTGTACCGAGGACACACGTCCATTGTGAACAG GATCCTGGTGGCCAACAACCAGCTCTTCAGCAGCTCCTACGACCGCACAGCTCGCGTCTGGACGGTGGACAAGGGACAGATGTCCCGGGAGTTCCGGGGCCACCGCAACTGCGTGCTGACGCTGGCCTACTCTGCCCCCTGGGACCTCCCGGAAGCTCCCTGTGCAGAGGAGGCGGCCACGGCGGCCGGCGGGCTCCTGGTGACCGGCAGCACAGACGGCACGGCCAAGGTGTGGCAGGTGGCCAGTGGCTGCTGCCACCAGACGCTGCGGGGCCACACGGGCGCCGTGCTGTGCCTGGTGCTGGACACGCCCGGCTACACGGCTTTCACCGGCAGCACCGACGCCACCGTCCGCGCCTGGGACATCCGGAGCGGGGAGCAGCTGCGGGTGTTCCGGGAGCACCAGGGCTCCGTCATCTGTCTGCAG CTCGTGGACCGCCTGGTGTACTCGGGCAGCGCCGACAGGACCGTCAAGTGCTGGCAGGCCGACACGGGCGAGCACCTGCGCACCTTCTCCGCCCACAGACGGAACGTGAGCGCCCTCAAGTACCACGCGGGCACGT TGTTCACGGGCAGTGGGGACGCCTGCGCCCGGGCCTTCGACGCCCAGACCGGAGAGCTGCAGAGGGTGTTCCGGGGCCACGCTTTCGTTATCAACTGCATCCAG GTGCACGGCCAGGTGCTCTACACCGCCTCGCACGACGGCGCCCTGCGCCTCTGGGACGTGCGCGGCctccgcgccccgcgccccccgccgcccAGGCGCGCCTCCAAACGCAGCCTCTCGCGCCTCTTCAGCAACAAGGTGGGCTGCGCCGCCGCGCCCCTGCAGCCGGCCTGA